From the genome of Neomonachus schauinslandi chromosome 5, ASM220157v2, whole genome shotgun sequence, one region includes:
- the C1QL3 gene encoding complement C1q-like protein 3, translating to MVLLLVILIPVLVSSAGTSAHYEMLGTCRMVCDPYGGTKAPSTAATPDRGLMQSLPTFIQGPKGEAGRPGKAGPRGPPGEPGPPGPVGPPGEKGEPGRQGLPGPPGAPGLNAAGAISAATYSTVPKIAFYAGLKRQHEGYEVLKFDDVVTNLGNHYDPTTGKFTCSIPGIYFFTYHVLMRGGDGTSMWADLCKNNQVRASAIAQDADQNYDYASNSVVLHLEPGDEVYIKLDGGKAHGGNNNKYSTFSGFIIYAD from the exons ATGGTGCTGCTGCTGGTCATCCTCATCCCGGTGCTGGTGAGCTCGGCCGGCACGTCGGCGCACTACGAGATGCTGGGCACCTGCCGCATGGTCTGCGACCCCTATGGGGGCACGAAGGCGCCCAGCACCGCCGCCACGCCCGACCGCGGCCTCATGCAGTCCCTGCCCACCTTCATCCAGGGCCCCAAAGGCGAGGCCGGCAGGCCGGGGAAGGCGGGCCCGCGTGGGCCCCCCGGTGAGCCCGGGCCGCCGGGTCCCGTGGGCCCTCCGGGCGAGAAGGGCGAGCCCGGCCGCCAAGGCCTGCCGGGCCCGCCCGGGGCGCCCGGCCTGAACGCGGCCGGGGCCATCAGTGCCGCCACTTACAGCACAGTGCCCAAGATCGCCTTCTACGCCGGCCTCAAGAGGCAGCACGAAGGCTACGAGGTGCTCAAGTTCGACGACGTGGTTACCAACCTCGGTAACCACTACGATCCCACCACGGGCAAGTTCACCTGCTCTATCCCGGGCATCTACTTCTTCACCTACCACGTCCTGATGCGCGGAGGGGACGGCACCAGCATGTGGGCTGATCTCTGCAAAAACAACCAG GTGCGAGCCAGCGCCATCGCCCAAGACGCTGATCAGAATTACGACTACGCCAGCAACAGCGTTGTTCTTCATTTGGAGCCAGGAGACGAAGTGTACATCAAATTAGATGGCGGGAAAGCCCACGGAGGGAATAACAACAAATACAGCACGTTTTCTGGATTTATTATTTACGCTGACTGA